GCTGGGCACTTACGCGCTTGGCCTCATCATCCGCGAATCCGTGCGCGGCCTGATCGGCGGCTTCTATCTCACCGTCCCCGAGCCGATCGGCGGCTCCATCGACATCGGCGCCATGCACATCTCGGCCTGGCGCTTCACCATCATCGTGATCACGCTGCTGGTGATGGCAGGCTGCTATTTGCTGCTGTCGCGCACCAGCTTCGGCCTGCGCATGCGCGCCACGCTGGAGAATCCATCGCTGGCGCGAGCCTCGGGCATCTCAACGCCGCTGATGTACGGCGCCACCTTCGCCTTCGGCTCCGCGCTCGCCGGTCTTGCCGGCGCGCTGATCGTGCCGGTGTTCAGCCTCTACGCCGATCTCGGCCTGCGCTTCCTGATCCAGGGCTTTGTCGCCGTCATGGTCGGTGGCGTCGGCTCCTTCATCGGGCCGGTCGCAGGCGCCGGCGTCATCGGCACGCTCAGCGCCGCGCTGCCATGGATCATGGCGCCCGTCGTCGCCGACGTGCTCGTCTTCGTCCTTGCCATTGTCTTCATCAAATTCCGCCCGCAGGGCCTCATCGCTGGAAAAGGGGTTTAGTCACATGATCGATCGCACGCAGCTCTCTCGCCGTCGCTTCCTCTCCAATTTCGCCTTTGC
The nucleotide sequence above comes from Bradyrhizobium sp. NDS-1. Encoded proteins:
- a CDS encoding branched-chain amino acid ABC transporter permease; its protein translation is MANAFVAAFEILSFGAIIVLIVLGLGIIASMMGIFNFAQGEFVLLGAYITYLAYAKGMPIWAGMVAAPFVVGALGFVLEALIIRRFYAAPIVAMLGTYALGLIIRESVRGLIGGFYLTVPEPIGGSIDIGAMHISAWRFTIIVITLLVMAGCYLLLSRTSFGLRMRATLENPSLARASGISTPLMYGATFAFGSALAGLAGALIVPVFSLYADLGLRFLIQGFVAVMVGGVGSFIGPVAGAGVIGTLSAALPWIMAPVVADVLVFVLAIVFIKFRPQGLIAGKGV